The genomic stretch GTAGGAACATAGCAAGCGGATATACGGTGGCATATCCCACGGCCGGAGCGTCACATGAAGTCAGATCATTGGAATAGGCGAGGGCAGGCGGATTAGTATTTGCTCCTGATAATACACCAATAAGGGTATAATAGTTTAATTTACAGGCATAACGCCCAATGAGCCCCGTTATGATTAATGGTACGGTCGTAATAATAGCTCCATACATAATCCAAATATATCCACCTTCATTTACAATTGTCTCTATAAAATCTTTCCCGGCTCCCAACCCTACACAAGCTAGGAATAAGGAAATCCCGATTTCTCTTATCATCAAGTTAGCACTCATCGTGGTGTATGTAATCATTTTATATTGAGGACCGAAACGACTGATAAGAATGGATACAATAAGCGGTCCACCTGCTAGACCAAGTTTTACTGGTTGTGGAATACCTGGAAACATAAATGGAATACTTCCCAAGATACATCCTAATGCGATGCCGAAAAAAATGGGGATAAGATTGGGATGATTCAGTCTCTTCATGGAGTTTCCTAAAACCTTTTCGGCATGAGTGACAGCAAGTTCACTACCAACTATAGTTACACGGTCGCCCATTTGCAACTGTAAATGTGGGGAGGCTACCAAGTCTACTCCTGAACGGTTGATACGGGTGATGCTCGCACCGAAGTTATTTCGTATCTTAAGTTGTGAGAGCATTTTTCCATTTAACTCAGGCTTTGTTATCAAAATGCGGCGTGAGATAAGTTTCTTGTTTAACTGTTCCCATTCCATTTCTACCTGTTTGCCAAAAAATACTGTAATCGCTTCAATGTCAATAGGGTTCGAGATAACCAGAATCTTGTCATCAATATGTAATATCGTTTCTGAATTTACTAGTTCCACTTCCTGTTGTCCGTCATGATGGCGTATGCGCGAAATGACGAAGTTGCGGTTTACCAAAGGACGTATTTCCTTAATGGTCTTCCCATGTATTGCTTCATTTTTTATCTCTAATGTAACGGGGCGTACGGTCAGTTCCTGTAAATGTCCCAATCCTTTTTCGGCATCAGCTTCTTCTTGTGATGTTTTGATATTAAGAATGTATTTCAGTGCAAGCAATGAGAGAATGGCACCAACCACCCCCAAGGGATAGGCAACAGCATATCCCATCGCAATCTCCGGTGCATCTATGCCATTTAAATCACTATTTGCCTGTTGGGCGGCACCAAGGCCGGGAGTATTGGTAACAGCACCAGAGAGAATGCCGACCATGGTGGTTATGGGAGTTCCGGTAGTAAAATGTAAAATGATAGTAATGACTACACTGATAAAAATAGCCCCCATAGCCAACATGTTCAGCGTAAATCCTCCTTTCTTAAAGGCTGAGAAGAAACCGGGACCCACCTGCAAACCAATGGAATAGACGAACAAAATAAGACCGAATTCTTTTAGAAAATGTAGCAGGTGTTCATCCAGATTCAGATTGAAATGGCCGAATACGATACCGACAAAAAGAATCCATGTGACACCAAGTGAGATGCCGGATATTTTTATTTTACCCAGCATAATTCCAAAGGCGATAACTAGTGACAGAATGAGTACGGAGTGTGCTACACCTCCGCCCCAAAGATTGGGATATCCTTCAAAGAGGTTTTTAAGAAGTTCCATAGTATTAAGAAATATATTTATTTTTAACTAAGTCATCATTTTATATTTAAAATTTCCCATCATATGGGTTGGTAAAAGTATCCCCGGAAAAATCACTTCTGCGGGGATACACACACATTGAACAATTACAACGGCATATTGCCGTGCTTTTTAGGCGGATTGCTTTGGTTTTTGTTGTGACACATTTCCAAAGCCTGAATGAGTTTATAGCGGGTGTCACGGGGCATAATCACTTCATCAATCAAGCCGCGTTCTGCCGCACAATAAGGGTTAGAGAATTTATCTTCGTAATCTTTGATTATTTCTTGTTTTTCTTCAGGAGTGGATTTCCGATAGAGGATATTTACAGCTCCCGCAGCTCCCATAACGGCTATTTCCGCCTGTGGATAAGCCAGGTTCACATCGGCTCCCGTCGGTTTGCTGGACATGACAATGTAGGCACCTCCGTAAGCTTTACGGGTAATTAAAGTTACCTTGGGCACTGTAGCTTCGGCGTATGCATAAACTATCTTCGCACCGTGGCGGATGATGCCGTTGTGTTCCTGTATTGTTCCGGGCAGGAAGCCGGGAACATCCTCGAAAGTGATCAGAGGAATGTTAAAGCAGTCGCAGAAACGGATAAAACGGGCAGCCTTGTCACTGGCGTCAATGTCAAGGACGCCGGCCAGCCAGGCGGGCTGATTGGCAACAATACCTACGGAACGACCTCCCAGGCGACCGAACCCCACCACCACATTTTTAGCAAAGTGAGGCATCACCTCGAAGAAATACTGGTTATCCAGCACCGGTTCGATGATATCCTTTATATCATAAGGCATATTCGGATCTTCGGGAATGACAGTCTGCAACGCCTCCACCTGACGATGGATGTCATCGTTGCAGGGAACCAACGGCGCATCCTCCATATTGTTGGAAGGCAGGAAACTCAGCAATTCACGGATACTCATCAGCGTTTCCTCCTCATTGTCGCACATAAAATGGGTCACACCGCTTTTGCTGCTGTGGGTATAGGCACCGCCCAGTTCTTCCTTGCCCACCTCCTCGTTAGTCACAGTCTTCACCACATCCGGGCCGGTGATGAACATGTGGCTCTTCTCTTTTACCATAAAGATAAAATCGGTTAGTGCTGGTGAGTAGCAGGCTCCTCCGGCACAAGGACCCAAGATGGCGGAAATCTGCGGGATAACACCTGAGGCGATAGTGTTCTGATAGAAAATAGAGGCATATCCGGCAAGGCTGTTCACCCCTTCTTGGATGCGTGCGCCTCCCGAATCGTTCAAAGCGATAACGGGAGCTCCCGTCTTCAAAGCCAGTTGTTGCACCTTCACGATTTTGGCAGCATTGGTCTCGCTCAGCGAGCCGCCATGTGCGGTAAAATCATATGCATAGACAAACACCGGACGGCCGTCTATCTTTCCGTAACCGGTGACCATACCATCTCCGGCAATCTGCTTCTTCTCCATGCCGAAGTTGGTACAACGGTGGTTCACCAGCTTGTCCAGTTCATTGAACGTACCTTTGTCCAGCAACATTCCGATACGCTCGCGAGCGGTCATCTTCCCTTGGGCGTGTTGTTTCTCGATCTTGTCCACACCGCCGCCCAGCGACGCGCGTTTGTCCAGCTCTTTAAACCGGCTGTATATTTCTTCTCTTGTCATGATCAATCTTCTTTTATTATATCCAATACTATTAATACCTGGTTAGCATTGACGGAATCCCCTTCATTGACCAGGATATCCCTTACCGTGCAGTCCGAGGTCACTTTGTAGTTGCTCTGCATCTTCATGGCCTCCAGCACTACCACAATATCCCCGGATGACAGACGGTCTCCTTTCCGGACGGGAATTTTTACAACCTTTCCGGGCATGGGAGCTACAATCTTGTCATCCTGTCTCTCCTCGCCGCCCTTTTTCATACGCAGATACTTGGTCTGGGTGTCCACTATGTCCACATGATAGGAACGGTAGAACATATTCACATCATAACTCTTTCCACCCTCCCCACGGATCAGTTCGGCATTGAAGGAATTGCCATCGTGCAGGATGGAACAGCTTCCGTTCTCGGCCATAACGATATCCACATCATACGGTTTTCCGTCAATCATAAACTGTACCTTGTTTCCTTCCTTGCTCACCAACGTCACATCGGCTACGCGGTCTCCAATATGTATTTCCATACTTTTGCTTAATTAAATGAAGAATCAGATTCTCAATACTCCTTTCTGCAAGCCGAACTCACGCCAGCGGCTGATGGGACGGGCATCAGACAGCTGGGGACTCTTGTTCTCTTCCAGATTCATCAGATAGTCAATATAAGAGGCGATCATGGCGATATTCTCAATCTCCTCATTATTACCGTTGCCACGGAGCAGCATACGCGAGTTCTTCTCTATGAACAAGGTATTATACTCACCCTTTACAAAGTCGGGGGTATGCATGATGCGTTTCAGATAACTGAGGTTGGTCTTCAGCCCCGTAATCTTGTACTCGTAAAGTACCCGGCGCATACGTTCTATGGCATATTGGCGGGTCGTAGCCCATACAATCAGCTTGCCTATCATCGGGTCGTAATAGATGGGAATCTCGTAACCTTCGTAAACGTAGCTGTCAATGCGTACGCCGATGCCGTTAGGCTCCGTCAGCTGTTTGATGATACCCGGCGAAGGCATGAAGTTGTTCTCCGTGTCTTCCGCACAGATACGACATTCGATGGCATGACCGCGCTGGAAAAGTTCTTCTTGCTTCAGGTGCAGCACCTCGTTATTGGCTATACGGATTTGTTCTTTTACCAGATCCACGCCCACCACTTCTTCGGTGATGGGATGCTCCACCTGCAAACGGGTGTTCATCTCCAGAAAATAGAAATCGCGGTTCTTGTCCACCAGAAACTCGATAGTTCCGGCTCCCGAATAGTTCACCGCCCTGGCGGCAGCCACTGCCTTTTCCCCCATCTCCTGGCGGAGTTCCGGAGTAAGGAACGGAGACGGGCTCTCCTCTACAATCTTCTGGTTGCGACGCTGGACAGAACACTCGCGGTCAAACAGATGGATTACATTGCCATGATTGTCACCCAGAATTTGAAATTCTATATGATGGGGTTCCTCCACAAATTTTTCCAGATAAACCGTATCATCCCCGAAAGAAGACATGGACTCGGAACGGGCGGTGTTATATGCCTCCACCACTTCGTCTTCACTGTGTATCAGCCTCATCCCTTTACCGCCGCCTCCCATAGAAGCCTTCAGCATGACAGGATAGCCTATTGCATTACAGATACGTACCGCCTCTTCGGCACTTTGCAACGGTTGTTCCGTACCGGGGACCACGGGAACGCCTGCGGCAATCATACGCTTACGGGCGGCAATCTTGTCACCCATCGCTTCCATCGTCTCGGCGGAAGGGCTGATAAAGATGATCCCCTCCTCTTTGCATCGGCGGGCAAAATCAGCATTCTCGGACAAAAAACCATAACCGGGATGAATGGCATCGGCTTTGCATCGTTTGGCAGTCTCTATTACTTTTTCTATATTTAAATAGCTTTCCCTGGCTATAGCAGGACCTATAAGATAGGCCTCGTCAGCATACATCACATGATGAGAAGTGCGGTCGGCTTCTGAAAAGACAGCAACGGTCCGTATGCCCATTTCTCGGCAGGAACGCATTACACGTAAGGCTATTTCACCTCTGTTTGCAATCAATACTTTCTTTATCATTTTTCTTCTTATTATAACGGGGGTTAATTTCGCAGGCATAGAAACTGTCCTTGACGGCTTTCAGGCAGTCATGGCACAGGCAATCGGAATAATTCTCCATTAAATAGGTGCGTTGCAGAGCATCCAGTCGGACAGTTGCGCAATGACACGATAAAATATCATTGTGCATACAATCAAATGTTGCACCACAACGTGGACATACCTTTTTCATAGGCATTCCTCCCGTAAATTTTTTATTTTCTTATTTTCTTTCGTACTGCTTTCCTAATCCCACGAGTAAAAACAGCCTTTAATGAATGGCAGGTCTTCTGACTGACTCCTTATCTTGAAGCCTTCCCGATGTGAGGATTGTCACATCAGTGGCAAAGGTATTTTTCAAGATTCCAGCAGAGCTTCACAGCAGCGGGACTGTCCGGGATTTGCACCCGATTCCCTTTTAATCCGAATAGCAGATAGACTATCCGAAACCAATTCGGGGCAAAGATAATGGATTTTATAATTAAACGAAGCGGAAAAGATGAAAAAAGTGTTGCTTGAAGTTTTTTTTCTTTTTCCAGTTGTTTTATTGATTTAATTCCTAACTTTGTCAGTAATATCGGTTTCCGGATTAGCCGTTGGCGCGAAACGGAATTAAAAGGGAATCCTGTGCAAATCAGGAACTATCCCCGTAGCTGTAAGTTTTATCCTCCCATAGTGTGGGGAAGTGTTGTGACATTCTTAGCCACTGGTTATTGTGAAAACCGGGAAGGCGTTACAACGGAAACAAGTCAGAAGACCTGCCGTTATTGTTTATATCATTCATGGCTTTCGGGTGAAAGGCGATAGAACGAATCATACTGATCCTTTTTATTACTGGTTTCCATGAATTGTCGTGTGTGAAAGACTTATATTGAATAATGTGTGTTTTGTATAACCTTAATTTATAAGTATGATTAATTCAGAGGTATTTATTATTAAGAGAGATGGTAAAAAAGAAACTTTCTCTCTTGATAAAATTAAAAATGCAATAGCCAAAGCATTTTTGTCAGTAGGAAGTTTTGCTACCCAGGATGTGATTACTACTGTATTGAGTCGCGTTAGTGTCAGTGATGGAATGAATGTGGAAGAAATCCAGAATCAGGTGGAGGTGGCCCTGATGGCTGAACATTATTACAGTGTTGCCAAGGCGTATATGCTGTATCGTCAGAAACATTTGGAGGATCGTGAGGTGAGAGATAAACTGAAGTTTTTGCTTGACTATTGTGACGCTTCCAATCCGGCAACCGGCAGTAAATATGATGCGAATGCCAATGTGGAGAATAAGAATATTGCTACGCTGATAGGAGAGTTACCCAAATCAAATTTTATTCGTCTCAACCGTCGTCTGTTGACTGACCGTTTGAAAGACATGTATGGAAAGGAATTGTCCGATCGTTATTTGGAACTTCTGAATCATCATTTTATTTATAAAAATGATGAAACTAATCTGGCTAATTATTGTGCCAGCATTACTATGTATCCTTGGTTGAATAATGGTACGATAGCAGTGGGAGGGAACTCTACGGCTCCTACTAACTTGAAATCTTTTTGTGGTGGATTTGTCAATATGGTTTTTATTGTATCCAGTATGTTAAGTGGTGCCTGTGCTACTCCAGAGTTTTTGATGTATATGAATTATTTCATTGGTTTGGAATATGGGCAGGAATATTATAAGTATCCCGATAAGATTGTTGATTTATCTACCAAACAAAGAACAATAGACAAAATCATTACAGACTGTTTCGAGCAAATAGTATATTCTATTAACCAGCCTACAGGGGCGCGTAATTTTCAAGCCGTCTTTTGGAATGTAGCTTACTATGACAAATATTATTTTGAAAGTCTTTTTGGTAACTTCTTTTTTCCCGATGGAAGCCAACCTGACTGGAATTCACTAAGTTGGTTGCAGAAACGTTTCATGAAATGGTTTAATAAAGAGCGTACACGTACTGTTTTAACATTTCCTGTAGAAACAATGGCGCTTTTGACTAAAGATGGTGATGTATTAGATAAGGAATATGGTGACTTTACGGCTGAAATGTATTCCGAAGGTCATTCTTTCTTTACTTATATGAGTGATAATGCAGATTCTTTAAGTAGTTGCTGCCGTCTTCGCAATGAGATACAGGACAATGGTTTCAGCTATACTTTGGGAGCAGGTGGGGTTTCTACAGGCTCAAAAAGTGTGCTGACTATTAATTTGAACCGTTGCATCCAGCATGCGGTGAAATCCGGTATACTTTATCCGTTTTTTTTGGAAGAAGTGGTTGATTTGGTACACAAAGTCCAGTTGGCTTATAATGAGAATCTGAAATTGTTGCAGTCGAAAGGTATGCTGCCTTTGTTTGATGCTGGTTACATCAATATGAACCGTCAGTATCTAACTATCGGTGTTAATGGTTTGGTGGAAGCAGCGCAATTTATGGGTATTGAAATCAATGATAACCCTAAGTATGAAGCATTTGTTCAGGAGATTTTAGGAATGATTGAACGATATAATAGGAAGTACCGTACAAAGGATGTTTTGTTTAATTGCGAAATGATTCCTGCTGAGAATGTAGGAGTGAAGCACGCTAAATGGGATAAAGAAGCAGGCTTCCAAACATTCCGAGAATGTTATAACAGTTATTTCTATATTGTAGAAGACAAATCGTTGAATGTTGTCGATAAATTCCGTCTGCATGGACGCCGCTATATAAAGCATTTAACGGGAGGCTCGGCCTTGCACATGAATTTGGAAGAACATCTTAGTAAGGAGCAGTACAGACAACTACTTCGGGTAGCTGCTATAGAAGGCTGTAATTACTTTACATTTAATATACCGAATACCATTTGCAATGAATGTAAGCATATTGATAAGAGATACTTGCATGAATGTCCTGAATGTCATAGTCGGAATGTGGATTATCTGACACGTGTTATCGGGTATATGAAGCGGATCAGTAATTTTTCTCAGGCAAGGCAGAAGGAGGCTGCACAAAGATATTATGCTCCGTTACGTTGATTATGACATCGTATTTCAAGAAATTCCGGATGAAGTCACTCTGGCGATCAATCTCTCTAACTGTCCCAATAGGTGCAAGGGCTGTCATAGCCCTCATTTGTTGGAAAATGTAGGAGAATCTTTAACGGAAGAAAGTCTTGGGCATCTTTTACAGAAGTATGGAAAGGCGGTGACTTGCGTCTGTTTTATGGGAGGCGATGCCGAACCCTTTGAAGTGGAAAGGTTGGCAGGATTTCTTCACCGACAGTCTATCGCTTTGGTAAAGGTGGGTTGGTATTCGGGGAAGAATGAATTGCCGGAAGGTCTTTCCGTTCAGAACTTTGAATATATAAAGTTGGGACCGTATATTGAAAAATTGGGTGGCTTGAAATCTCCTGATACCAATCAGCATTTCTATCGGATATACGGGGATGAGATGAAAGATATTACCTATCGGTTTTGGCGTATCTGAAAAAGGCGGAAATAAATTCCGCCTTTTTCAGATAAATATATTAAGTTGGTTATGCTTCCGGTTGATAGTCTTCACCATTCTCCCATGCACTGTCGTCATTCCAGTTTTCATATAAATGGTTTACCCAAATTTGGCGAATCTCAGGATAACTGCCAAGGGCTTTCATATTACATCCGTCTTTAATACCATGATCAGCTCCGGCTTGATCTATCGGGTGGCTTTCGAATGTTCTGTCCACTTTGAATCCTAATTTCTCCAAACGTTCACGCCAGCTATATTCATTTGTATTGATTTCCACATTACTTACATCGTCATCTTCGGCCATAGCTTCCAATCCCCAAAGGTCGTTGTGGGCATGGTCACCGGCAATTGACATGAAAGGTGCAAGATAAACATTTACTTCTGATGGGTTCAGGCCGTTCTTTTCGCAATAGCTCATCACCTTAGAGTACATACAGTCGGGATATTGGGTTTTGTCAAATCCTTCTACAGGAATTCTATTAGCCGGTTCTTCCTCTATTTCTTTCGGGAAGAAAAGCATGTCACCATAATCCACAGTACCTACAAAGATATTGTTGTTGGCAGCAAGTTCCTGCAATGCTTTTTCCATGTCAGAGTACTTTTTGTTAGCATTGTAATTCTCATCCGGATTACCGTGTCCCATTAGAAGCACGATGTTGTTCTTGTCTGCTAATTTAGACTCATAGTGTTTGTAAAGTATCTCTGCTACATCTTTAGTATCTTCTGCACTGGAAAGAAGGTTGGCACCCTTCAATACATCAATATGCGGATACCATTGAATCATAAAGTATTTTTTTACATCAGTATTCATTAATGAAAGATATTCTTCGCCTGGAATTACATGCAATGATTGTACAGCCACACGTTTGTATCCTGCATCGCCTATTGCTTTCAACCATTGGTCCAATTCATAACGTGCTATGCCGGTAGATGCTTCTACACGTCCGATACATGTACGTGAAGTAAATGACATATAAATATCCGTATTGGGGAATTTAGCTTTAAAATCCTCAATCACATCATCATAAACAGAAAGGGACTCATTATAGGTACTGCCAAAAGTACAGAGCAAAATGGCTGTGTCGTGTTGCTTGGTTCTGGTTACTACATCCACAGCAGGATTAACAGTACTTTCTTCATCATCATTGTCACTACAGGAACTGAATCCTGTGCAAGTTGCGGCAGCAACAAAAGCCGCCATCAGATAATACTTGAATTGTTTCATACGAATAAAAATTAATTTATAAATTGTTGGTTATTAATTGTTTTTGAATTTAATGAGGGCGGAGACATAAAAAGTTCTTCCGGGAGTTGATGTGGCACGATTCCGTCCGAAAGGAGTACGGTCTACATAGTCAAATACATTATCTACCCCGGCATTCATCGTTAATGACCACCGTTTCATTTTTAATAATGAGTGGGCTGTGTTGATACGCCAAGTTTGGAATCCGTCGGCATTATTATCATTTATATAACGGCGTGTAGACTGATATCTGCCATAGATGCCGATACCCAAACGATACAGTTTCCATGAATGTTGCCATAAGACATTTAAATTTGCATTATGGCTGGAAGTAGCATCAATAGGAAGATATTTCATATAATCTATACCTTTGTTAGGATATTGCGCTTTTGGATCAGCATAACTATATCCGCCGGCAAGGCTGAGAGATTTTGCAGGACGATAGTTGAAGGTGAAATCCATACCATAAATACGTGCCTTTGTCAGATTCTTATATTGTTTGCTCTTTTCTACTTCAAGAAACTTTTCATCGGGAGTTACGGAAATTTCAACCAACTCAATCATGTTGTGAAGATAATTCATGTATCCGGTTAAACTGGCTTGGAATTTTTGCCCTACGTACTCGATACCGATTGAAGCATATTGTGAGGTTTGTGCTTTTAGATTTGTGTTGCCATGATATGCAGTCAAGGCACCGCCTCCGATAACGCCGGTATAATTATAATAAAGTTCTTTAATAGTGGGTGCTTTGTAGCCTAAAGCATAAGAAGCACGCAAATTAATATGTTCTCCGGGTTTATAAAGTCCTGATATTTTCGGACTGAAATTCAATCCTGTTTCCTTGTGTTGTGTTCCTCGTACCCCGGCAGTCAGAACCAGATTTTCTCTGGCTGTCCATTCCTCCTGTATATAAGCTGCCAACGTATAAACGGAAGCGCGGTCACCGTCAATGTGATGAGGTGATTCCAAATGATTGTACTGATATTCGATTCCTGCATTTAAAATATGGTCCTCTCCAAGATAAAATACACTTTTTACCTGGCCTAATATTTGTTTCTGAATACTTTGTTTGATACGTTGACCGGCAAAGTAGGTGATACGTTCATGGCGGTCATTGTCTAGAAAATAATCAGTATGCTCGTTTAGCTTATAGTCATAGAAGTAACCGTATCTGCCATACGAGAGGTCTGCAGTCAGATAATTCCGTTTTCCTAATTTATATTTACTTCCTACTGCAAATGTATAGTTGCGATAATAAAAATCGTTGGCTTGATATTTCCAAGGACCGTGTGTACGCATTACCCAACGCTCATAATAAGTGCCTTCTGCAGTGAGGTCTAGTTTGCGATTGACTTGCCATTCAATGTTCTCGGACAGGGTATAGTTTGAAGAACGGTTTACGGTCAACATAGTAGAGCCGGATTTCAATTGATTCTGATCCCACTGCAGGTCTGTATTCCGCCAGCCATCGGTATGCCGGAAGTTGATTCCGGTTACAGATTTTATCTTTCCATAATTAAAGCCGAAACTGGTACTTTGACGTATATCACCATATTCACCTATGCGGGATGTATTGGTGAGCTCCATTTTTTCACGGTTACGTTTGGTTATGATATTGATAACTCCGGCTATTGCGTCACTGCCATAAAGTGAAGAAGCGGCCCCTTTTACAATCTCTATGCGTTCTATATTAGCTGGATTTAATTGATTCAAGTCGTTTTGCCCTCCTACATCGCCATTCATTCTTTTTCCATTTATCATGATCAGGATATAGTCATTGTTCAATCCGTTTAGTTGGATATGGCTCCCCATATCACCATCATGAAAGGTCAATGAAGGACTAAGACCACTGAGCAAATCGTCTATACTGCGTGCCTGATATTGTTCCAAAGCTTTGCTGGTTATTACTTCAGTCTGTACGGGAGCATCTTTCAGATAATGTTCAGTACCTGTACCCGTGATGACCACTTCATTCAGTAATACGGACAATTCTTTATCGTCTTTATCTTTGAGAATACTTTGGGCACTTGCAATTTGTGTACCTAATAGTAGAATAGCAGGAAGTAAATACCTCATATTGTGTTTTATTTAATTTGCAAAATAAAACATCAAGTTTCCCTCTGATAAAGAGGAATGCCACAAAGGAATAGACGTTGGAAAACGCTTGTTCGAATGGACACATACTTCTAATCCTGGAAGCTTGGTGTTTATTGTTCAACAGACTTAGCAGGTATTCTGGCTTTCCTCTGATTGGAAACCTTCCCATTTCTTCAAATGAAACAGTGGTTTTGGACTATCCAATCAACATAATGAGGATTTACAGCTGCAGGTACAGCCCCGGATTTACACCGGATTCCCTTGCATCGGGCTATGTGATAGCCCGATTACTAATTCTGTTGCAAAGATATAGGTTTATTTTATATTATCTTCGATAAGTCTTTGATTTTTTTAGCTTTTAAATTTTAAAGACAAACTGATATAGAATGAACGTCCGGGGGTAAGAGTTGCATAATTGCTGTTATAAGGACGATCATCCGTATAATCGAACAGGTTTTCTATGCCACATCCGGGTTCTATGATTACAGATTTTAAGTTGAAAGAATGGCGTGTGTTTAAATCCCACAATTGATAGTCGGGAGCATAGCCATAACTTTTAGAGAAACGTTTGCTGTTGATACGACCGTTCAAATTTATGTTCAACCGATATATCTTCCATGAATGCGCCCATTGGGCATTGATATTGTATGCGTTTTTAATACTTTTGTCGATGGGTTGTTCCAATTCCACGTCTTGGGTATTAAGATGAGTATATCCTCCGCTTAAATTGAACCCGGCACCTAGGTATGCATTGGCGGATACATTGATTCCGTATACTTTAGCCTCCGCTATATTATCACGTTGACGAACTTCCTTATGACCATATTGCTCCATAGCTTTATCTCCCGTGGCAATCGTATTATAATCTATCATGTCACGAATATTATTATAAAAAGCATTGACTGATACAGAAAAACGCTCATGTACATACTCTGCACTCAATGAGAAATAATCATTCTTTTCCGGCTTTAAATCCAAATTGCCTATTGTTAACCTGTCATTTTTTTTAGCTATGTCAGTGGCATAGAGTTCAGACAGGGTAGGAGTTCGGAAACCTGCTGCATAGGAGGCACGGAAATTGAATTTGCCGGGTTTATACATCAGTGCTACATTGGGAGTGGCATGATTTTTGAAATTTTCATGATAAATGTAACGTACACCGATCAAAGCCTGTAGATTTCTCAGTAACTTTATTTCATCTTGTGCAAACAAGGCCAGTGTATAAGCATCTTCTTTAGCTATATTGTCTGTTTGACTTTTCAAGACATCAACGATATATTCTGTGCCGACTGAAAGTTTGTGCCGGCCACCTAATTTAAAGATACCTTTTATGCTAAGATTGTGATTGCGGGTCCGTTTGCGCACTTGCTCTTCACCTGCTTTTCCATTATAAGTTTTATTGTCTTTAAAAAAACAATAAGAGGAAGAAAAATGATCGGCGTAATAGTCTGCGGTAATATAATTCCCTTTACTTATCATGTATTGGGTACCAATACCATAATTAAAGGTTTCATGCAATATGTTGTAGTCGTATGCTTCATAAGGGCGGCGTGTCTTGTTGTCATAATATCCGCCGCGGGCATAAAAGGAGAGTT from Phocaeicola dorei encodes the following:
- the nrdD gene encoding anaerobic ribonucleoside-triphosphate reductase; the encoded protein is MINSEVFIIKRDGKKETFSLDKIKNAIAKAFLSVGSFATQDVITTVLSRVSVSDGMNVEEIQNQVEVALMAEHYYSVAKAYMLYRQKHLEDREVRDKLKFLLDYCDASNPATGSKYDANANVENKNIATLIGELPKSNFIRLNRRLLTDRLKDMYGKELSDRYLELLNHHFIYKNDETNLANYCASITMYPWLNNGTIAVGGNSTAPTNLKSFCGGFVNMVFIVSSMLSGACATPEFLMYMNYFIGLEYGQEYYKYPDKIVDLSTKQRTIDKIITDCFEQIVYSINQPTGARNFQAVFWNVAYYDKYYFESLFGNFFFPDGSQPDWNSLSWLQKRFMKWFNKERTRTVLTFPVETMALLTKDGDVLDKEYGDFTAEMYSEGHSFFTYMSDNADSLSSCCRLRNEIQDNGFSYTLGAGGVSTGSKSVLTINLNRCIQHAVKSGILYPFFLEEVVDLVHKVQLAYNENLKLLQSKGMLPLFDAGYINMNRQYLTIGVNGLVEAAQFMGIEINDNPKYEAFVQEILGMIERYNRKYRTKDVLFNCEMIPAENVGVKHAKWDKEAGFQTFRECYNSYFYIVEDKSLNVVDKFRLHGRRYIKHLTGGSALHMNLEEHLSKEQYRQLLRVAAIEGCNYFTFNIPNTICNECKHIDKRYLHECPECHSRNVDYLTRVIGYMKRISNFSQARQKEAAQRYYAPLR
- the nrdG gene encoding anaerobic ribonucleoside-triphosphate reductase activating protein, coding for MLRYVDYDIVFQEIPDEVTLAINLSNCPNRCKGCHSPHLLENVGESLTEESLGHLLQKYGKAVTCVCFMGGDAEPFEVERLAGFLHRQSIALVKVGWYSGKNELPEGLSVQNFEYIKLGPYIEKLGGLKSPDTNQHFYRIYGDEMKDITYRFWRI
- a CDS encoding TonB-dependent receptor plug domain-containing protein, with protein sequence MRYLLPAILLLGTQIASAQSILKDKDDKELSVLLNEVVITGTGTEHYLKDAPVQTEVITSKALEQYQARSIDDLLSGLSPSLTFHDGDMGSHIQLNGLNNDYILIMINGKRMNGDVGGQNDLNQLNPANIERIEIVKGAASSLYGSDAIAGVINIITKRNREKMELTNTSRIGEYGDIRQSTSFGFNYGKIKSVTGINFRHTDGWRNTDLQWDQNQLKSGSTMLTVNRSSNYTLSENIEWQVNRKLDLTAEGTYYERWVMRTHGPWKYQANDFYYRNYTFAVGSKYKLGKRNYLTADLSYGRYGYFYDYKLNEHTDYFLDNDRHERITYFAGQRIKQSIQKQILGQVKSVFYLGEDHILNAGIEYQYNHLESPHHIDGDRASVYTLAAYIQEEWTARENLVLTAGVRGTQHKETGLNFSPKISGLYKPGEHINLRASYALGYKAPTIKELYYNYTGVIGGGALTAYHGNTNLKAQTSQYASIGIEYVGQKFQASLTGYMNYLHNMIELVEISVTPDEKFLEVEKSKQYKNLTKARIYGMDFTFNYRPAKSLSLAGGYSYADPKAQYPNKGIDYMKYLPIDATSSHNANLNVLWQHSWKLYRLGIGIYGRYQSTRRYINDNNADGFQTWRINTAHSLLKMKRWSLTMNAGVDNVFDYVDRTPFGRNRATSTPGRTFYVSALIKFKNN
- a CDS encoding sirohydrochlorin cobaltochelatase translates to MKQFKYYLMAAFVAAATCTGFSSCSDNDDEESTVNPAVDVVTRTKQHDTAILLCTFGSTYNESLSVYDDVIEDFKAKFPNTDIYMSFTSRTCIGRVEASTGIARYELDQWLKAIGDAGYKRVAVQSLHVIPGEEYLSLMNTDVKKYFMIQWYPHIDVLKGANLLSSAEDTKDVAEILYKHYESKLADKNNIVLLMGHGNPDENYNANKKYSDMEKALQELAANNNIFVGTVDYGDMLFFPKEIEEEPANRIPVEGFDKTQYPDCMYSKVMSYCEKNGLNPSEVNVYLAPFMSIAGDHAHNDLWGLEAMAEDDDVSNVEINTNEYSWRERLEKLGFKVDRTFESHPIDQAGADHGIKDGCNMKALGSYPEIRQIWVNHLYENWNDDSAWENGEDYQPEA